In a single window of the Panthera leo isolate Ple1 chromosome A1, P.leo_Ple1_pat1.1, whole genome shotgun sequence genome:
- the LOC122229737 gene encoding olfactory receptor 14A16-like — translation MPEKLTNVTLVTQFLLLGLPDNEVLQRLYATFFLLIYLEALMGNLLIITITTIDQHFQSPMYFFLKNLSLIDICYISVTVPKSIMNSLNNSHSISFVGCASQVFLVVFFAGTEFALLLVMSYDRYAAICCPLHYEAIMSRGTCVQMVTASWFSGCVYGSIHAAGTFSVHFCGPNMVHQFFCDIPALLTLACSGEQSLEYMFIIVSCCFAFVCFILMVASYVYIISTVLRIPSSQGRFKTFSTCMPHLTVVALFLFSGCIAYLGSTSKSPSSLNLFMSVLYSLLPPSLNPVIYSLRNRDMKVALGKFLGEKMIPNI, via the coding sequence ATGCCTGAGAAACTAACAAATGTGACCCTAGTAACACAATTTTTGCTCCTGGGACTTCCCGATAATGAGGTGCTTCAGAGACTGTATGCCACATTCTTCTTGCTGATATACCTGGAAGCACTGATGGGCAACTTGCTCATTATCACAATCACTACCATTGACCAGCATTTCCAATCCCCtatgtattttttcctgaaaaatctgTCCTTGATTGATATCTGTTATATTTCTGTCACTGTCCCCAAATCCATCATGAACTCTCTGAACAACAGTCATTCCATCTCCTTTGTGGGATGTGCCTCACaggtttttcttgttgttttctttgctggcACAGAGTTTGCCCTCCTTCTAGTGATGTCCTATGACCGTTATGCTGCCATCTGCTGTCCCCTGCACTATGAGGCCATCATGAGTAGAGGTACCTGTGTGCAGATGGTGACAGCATCATGGTTTAGTGGGTGTGTCTATGGATCCATTCATGCTGCAGGTACATTCTCTGTCCATTTCTGTGGGCCAAACATGGTGCATCAATTTTTCTGTGATATTCCAGCATTGCTTACTCTTGCTTGTTCGGGGGAGCAAAGTCtagaatatatgtttattattgttagttgttgttttgcttttgtatgttttattttaatggttgcttcctatgtttatattatttccaCAGTTCTAAGAATTCCTTCTTCACAAGGCAGGTTTAAAACCTTCTCCACCTGCATGCCCCATCTAACTGTGGTAGCCTTGTTCCTCTTTTCTGGATGTATTGCATATTTAGGTTCAACCTCAAAATCCCCATCATCACTGAACCTCTTTATGTCTGTGTTATATTCTCTGTTACCTCCCAGCCTGAATCCTGTCATTTACAGCCTGAGAAACAGGGACATGAAAGTGGCACTTGGAAAATTTTTGGGTGAGAAAATgataccaaatatataa